The Vibrio ishigakensis genome has a window encoding:
- a CDS encoding putative 2-aminoethylphosphonate ABC transporter substrate-binding protein translates to MKNRFVKSSLAALVATFATNAFAATEVTVYTAFETDILAKYKNAFEQANPDVKIKWVRDSTGIMTAKLLAEKNNPQAEVVWGLAGSSMALLKEEGILKPYTPEGLENLNASLNDPQSSQAWYGNDAFFNAVCFNEAVAKQLDLPKPTSWEDLTNPVYQGHIAMPNPASSGTGYMQVSAWLQNMGEDKGWDYMADLHKNIAHYTHSGSKPCVQAGMGEVAIGISMASRGAKLKTQGAPLAVITPEGIGWESEAVGLVKQSEAAQRVVDWSISKEANELYVEMYPVVGHKDIEATATNFPDVQKNMANMDFARMGSERADVLKAWSDKFDGKSEAK, encoded by the coding sequence ATGAAAAACCGTTTTGTTAAAAGTTCTTTAGCTGCACTAGTAGCTACGTTTGCCACTAACGCATTTGCAGCTACAGAAGTTACGGTTTACACCGCTTTTGAAACTGACATCCTGGCTAAGTACAAAAACGCATTCGAGCAAGCGAACCCAGACGTAAAAATTAAATGGGTACGTGACTCTACAGGCATCATGACCGCTAAGCTTCTAGCTGAGAAAAACAACCCTCAAGCAGAAGTAGTATGGGGCCTAGCAGGTTCTTCTATGGCGCTTCTTAAAGAAGAAGGCATCCTTAAGCCTTATACCCCAGAAGGCCTTGAAAACTTAAACGCATCACTAAACGATCCACAAAGCTCTCAGGCTTGGTACGGTAACGACGCTTTCTTTAACGCAGTGTGCTTCAACGAAGCGGTTGCGAAACAACTTGACCTACCTAAGCCAACTTCTTGGGAAGACCTAACTAACCCTGTTTACCAAGGCCACATTGCAATGCCGAACCCAGCTTCTTCGGGTACGGGTTACATGCAGGTATCGGCTTGGCTACAAAACATGGGTGAAGACAAGGGCTGGGACTACATGGCTGACCTTCACAAGAACATCGCTCACTACACCCATTCTGGCTCTAAGCCATGTGTACAAGCAGGCATGGGTGAGGTTGCTATCGGTATTTCTATGGCAAGCCGCGGCGCTAAGCTAAAGACTCAAGGCGCTCCTTTAGCAGTTATTACGCCAGAAGGTATTGGTTGGGAGTCTGAAGCTGTTGGCCTAGTTAAGCAATCTGAAGCTGCTCAGCGTGTTGTTGACTGGTCTATCTCTAAAGAAGCGAATGAGCTGTACGTTGAGATGTATCCAGTAGTTGGTCACAAGGATATTGAAGCGACAGCAACTAACTTCCCTGACGTTCAAAAAAACATGGCAAACATGGACTTTGCACGCATGGGTAGCGAGCGTGCAGACGTTCTTAAAGCTTGGTCTGACAAATTCGATGGTAAATCAGAAGCTAAATAA
- the pbfA gene encoding (R)-1-hydroxy-2-aminoethylphosphonate ammonia-lyase, which produces MQDISREQGDINLSERRKDYQQQALSQQATDLIQRDKNAFLHQSLSTPVMQAIAKSDGAYIYDFEGNKYLDCHGNGVHAAGFNNDYVCEKVVEALRDKNTFTSRRYTNTNIVALAEKLIEVTPKELDRVSFCPGGSEAIELAVSLAKSYTKKWKTISFWDSYHGNGFQSASLGGERLFKQGLGPMVPGALHVEFPNYQNNAWGFTDPKRVDDEILRQMEILFEKEGDIACVVGEPISATPNMPTQYFWQKVKELCDRHGALLIFDEIIEGFGRTGKMFASEHYVTPDVLVLGKSLGGGLMPFAGIVTKEKFNVLETQSIGHYTHEKNGLCGAAGLATIEYIEQHQLVENSRKLGEFLMNGFKQMQQTYPMVGMVDGIGLHIGVEILSKSGSGGRGIDEAERIMYRCMERGLAFKLIEKSVVTLRPSLVITQQDAQFILDTIQEAIEHVMAEME; this is translated from the coding sequence ATGCAAGACATCAGTAGAGAGCAGGGCGACATCAATCTTTCTGAGCGCAGAAAAGACTATCAACAACAAGCACTTAGCCAGCAAGCCACAGACCTTATTCAAAGAGACAAAAACGCGTTTTTGCATCAGAGTTTAAGTACTCCGGTTATGCAGGCGATAGCAAAGTCTGATGGCGCCTATATCTATGACTTTGAGGGCAACAAGTACCTAGATTGTCACGGTAATGGGGTGCATGCTGCGGGCTTTAACAACGACTATGTGTGCGAAAAAGTGGTCGAGGCGCTACGTGATAAGAACACCTTTACCTCTCGCCGTTACACCAACACCAATATTGTAGCCCTAGCGGAAAAATTGATTGAGGTGACACCGAAAGAGTTGGATCGCGTATCTTTCTGCCCAGGTGGTTCTGAGGCTATAGAGTTGGCGGTTTCTTTGGCTAAGTCTTACACCAAGAAGTGGAAAACCATCTCATTTTGGGATTCTTACCATGGCAACGGCTTTCAGTCCGCAAGCCTAGGTGGAGAGCGTCTGTTTAAGCAAGGTCTTGGCCCTATGGTGCCGGGCGCATTACATGTAGAATTCCCCAACTATCAGAATAATGCGTGGGGTTTTACTGACCCTAAGCGCGTGGATGATGAAATCTTGCGCCAGATGGAAATCCTATTTGAGAAAGAGGGTGACATCGCTTGTGTGGTAGGGGAGCCAATCAGTGCCACGCCAAATATGCCTACACAGTATTTCTGGCAAAAGGTGAAAGAGCTGTGCGATAGACATGGTGCTCTGCTTATCTTTGATGAAATCATCGAGGGCTTTGGGCGCACAGGTAAGATGTTTGCCAGTGAGCATTATGTAACACCGGATGTCTTGGTGTTAGGTAAATCTCTTGGCGGTGGCCTAATGCCGTTTGCTGGCATAGTGACTAAGGAAAAATTCAACGTTCTTGAGACGCAATCTATCGGTCACTACACCCACGAGAAGAACGGCCTATGCGGCGCTGCTGGTCTGGCAACTATCGAATATATTGAGCAGCATCAACTTGTCGAAAATTCACGCAAATTAGGTGAGTTTTTGATGAACGGATTCAAACAAATGCAACAAACTTATCCTATGGTCGGCATGGTTGACGGCATAGGTCTGCATATTGGTGTTGAGATCCTATCTAAATCAGGCTCTGGTGGGCGTGGGATAGACGAGGCTGAGCGCATCATGTACCGCTGTATGGAACGTGGATTGGCGTTTAAGTTGATAGAGAAGAGCGTAGTGACCTTGCGTCCATCGCTAGTTATCACACAGCAAGATGCGCAATTTATTCTGGATACCATACAAGAAGCGATTGAGCATGTGATGGCTGAGATGGAGTAG
- a CDS encoding putative 2-aminoethylphosphonate ABC transporter ATP-binding protein: MNTNQTYLEINNVVKQFGQFTALQDISLSINKGEFVCFLGPSGCGKTTLLRGIAGLDLPTYGQIKQADKDITFLPPEKRDFGIVFQSYALFPNLTVADNIAIGLRNQGASKVEAQEKVEQWLETIGLPTSGKKFPAQLSGGQQQRVALARALALSPGLLLLDEPLSALDAKVRTHLREEICQLQRKLGITTIMVTHDQEEALSMADRIVVMNHGVIEQVGTPQEIYEKPATRFVAEFVGSMNFFEATKISDTQVRIHDHVINVESDTFFRKEAVVEAGDDSFELALRPESLFFTESELNSLTVKIEMLEFQGAYVRVDCRIYGHPELPLLGVDVPVREARKLELKLDEIRHLSLVTKHMHAFPLPKVAKCKAA; the protein is encoded by the coding sequence ATGAATACCAACCAAACCTATCTAGAAATTAATAATGTAGTGAAGCAATTCGGTCAGTTCACTGCACTGCAAGATATCTCGCTATCTATCAACAAGGGCGAGTTTGTATGTTTCCTTGGTCCATCGGGCTGCGGTAAAACAACCCTACTGCGTGGCATTGCCGGTCTGGACCTTCCGACTTATGGTCAGATCAAGCAAGCAGACAAAGACATCACCTTCCTACCACCAGAGAAGCGTGACTTCGGCATCGTATTCCAGTCTTACGCGCTATTCCCTAACCTGACGGTTGCAGACAACATCGCGATTGGTCTGCGCAACCAGGGTGCATCCAAAGTAGAAGCGCAAGAAAAGGTAGAGCAGTGGCTTGAGACCATTGGGCTGCCTACATCAGGTAAGAAATTCCCAGCTCAGCTTTCCGGTGGTCAGCAGCAGCGCGTTGCATTGGCTCGTGCGTTGGCGCTTTCGCCAGGTTTGCTACTTCTAGATGAACCACTTTCAGCGTTGGATGCGAAAGTGCGTACTCACCTTCGTGAAGAGATCTGTCAGCTTCAACGTAAGCTTGGCATCACCACCATCATGGTTACCCATGACCAAGAAGAAGCCTTGTCTATGGCAGACCGTATCGTGGTGATGAACCACGGTGTGATAGAGCAAGTGGGCACTCCACAAGAGATCTATGAAAAGCCGGCAACTCGCTTTGTGGCAGAGTTCGTGGGCAGTATGAACTTCTTTGAAGCAACTAAGATCAGCGATACCCAGGTTCGTATCCATGATCATGTGATCAACGTAGAGAGCGACACCTTCTTTAGAAAAGAAGCCGTGGTTGAGGCCGGTGACGACTCGTTTGAATTGGCGCTTCGTCCTGAGAGTCTGTTCTTCACCGAGAGTGAGCTTAACTCACTGACCGTTAAGATCGAGATGTTGGAATTCCAAGGGGCATATGTTCGTGTAGATTGCCGCATCTATGGGCATCCTGAACTACCTCTGCTTGGTGTTGATGTGCCAGTACGTGAGGCACGCAAGCTTGAACTTAAACTGGATGAGATTCGTCATCTAAGCCTAGTGACTAAGCATATGCACGCATTTCCTCTGCCGAAAGTGGCTAAGTGTAAGGCTGCTTAA
- a CDS encoding putative 2-aminoethylphosphonate ABC transporter permease subunit, producing MSDNGKIPTANIWTFWTKKLSRDNLTLAGILAVLFVFMWLFIIMPMWAMLTKSVQNSDGEFVGLENFITYFSSPSLWQSLTNTLTVGVLVTVIVGLLAFGYAFALTRSCMPFKTVFQVLGMAPILAPSLLPAISLIFLFGNQGVAKELLGGASVYGLIGITMGLVFWCFPHALMILTTSLRTSDARLYEAARALKTSPLKTFFMVTLPAAKYGLISTLIVVFTLVVCDFGVPKVIGGSYNVLATDIFKQVVGQQNFSMGAVTSILLLMPALLAFAVDRWVQKKQKNLFDTRSVAYEPKPNKMRDSLCLVYCVVISLAVLTVLGMAVYGSLVTFWPWNKALTLNNYNFTELSTYGWSPYFNSLTLAGWTALIGTVVIFIGAYCIEKGRAFGPLRQVLQMLSVVPMAVPGMVLGLGYIFYFNDVNNPLNVLYGTMAFLVVNTVVHYYTVGHMTATTALKQIPAEIESTAASVKLPQYKLFFKVTLPVCMPAILDIAAYLFINALTTTSAVVFLYSTNTIPASVSVLNMDDTGQTGAAAAMAVMIMISAATAKLVHIGLDKLLGKRTQAWRKR from the coding sequence TTGTCTGATAATGGCAAGATACCTACGGCAAATATCTGGACCTTTTGGACCAAGAAACTAAGCCGTGACAACCTCACTTTGGCAGGGATCTTAGCAGTTCTGTTTGTGTTCATGTGGCTGTTTATCATCATGCCAATGTGGGCTATGCTGACTAAGAGTGTGCAGAACTCGGACGGTGAGTTTGTAGGTCTAGAGAACTTCATTACCTATTTCTCTTCGCCTAGTCTGTGGCAGTCACTAACCAATACCCTAACCGTTGGGGTTTTGGTAACTGTGATTGTTGGTTTGCTAGCCTTTGGCTACGCCTTTGCTCTGACTCGCTCTTGCATGCCTTTCAAGACCGTATTTCAGGTGTTGGGTATGGCGCCAATCTTGGCTCCTTCTCTGCTACCCGCAATCAGCTTGATCTTCTTGTTCGGTAACCAAGGGGTTGCCAAAGAGTTGCTGGGCGGCGCGTCGGTTTATGGTCTGATTGGTATCACTATGGGCCTAGTGTTCTGGTGTTTTCCTCATGCTTTGATGATTCTGACCACCTCGCTTCGTACCTCAGATGCAAGATTGTATGAAGCGGCTCGAGCGCTGAAGACATCACCACTTAAAACCTTCTTTATGGTGACCCTACCAGCGGCGAAATATGGCCTTATCAGCACCCTTATCGTGGTCTTTACCCTAGTGGTATGTGACTTTGGTGTGCCTAAGGTAATCGGCGGTAGCTACAACGTATTGGCAACCGATATCTTTAAGCAAGTTGTGGGTCAGCAGAACTTCTCTATGGGTGCGGTAACCAGTATCCTGCTTCTGATGCCAGCACTGCTTGCTTTTGCGGTCGACCGTTGGGTTCAGAAAAAGCAGAAAAACTTGTTTGATACTCGTTCTGTCGCTTATGAGCCAAAACCCAACAAGATGCGTGACTCACTGTGTCTTGTCTACTGTGTAGTGATCAGCCTAGCGGTACTTACTGTTCTGGGTATGGCGGTGTACGGCTCACTAGTGACCTTCTGGCCTTGGAACAAGGCTCTGACCCTAAACAACTACAACTTTACCGAGCTAAGTACCTATGGTTGGAGTCCGTATTTTAACTCGCTAACCCTTGCAGGTTGGACAGCGCTGATTGGTACTGTGGTTATCTTTATTGGTGCTTATTGTATTGAAAAAGGCCGCGCGTTTGGTCCACTGCGTCAGGTTCTACAGATGCTTAGCGTAGTGCCTATGGCGGTACCGGGTATGGTGCTTGGCTTGGGCTATATCTTCTATTTCAATGACGTAAACAACCCACTTAACGTGCTTTATGGCACAATGGCCTTCTTGGTAGTGAATACCGTGGTGCACTACTACACAGTAGGCCATATGACAGCAACTACAGCGCTTAAGCAGATCCCTGCTGAGATTGAATCCACCGCAGCATCAGTGAAGCTACCTCAGTATAAGCTGTTCTTTAAGGTGACACTGCCTGTGTGTATGCCAGCGATTCTAGACATTGCCGCATACTTATTTATCAATGCGTTGACCACCACCTCTGCAGTAGTATTCTTGTACTCAACCAATACTATCCCGGCGTCTGTTTCAGTATTGAACATGGACGACACTGGCCAAACGGGGGCAGCAGCAGCGATGGCAGTGATGATCATGATCTCTGCGGCGACTGCTAAACTGGTACACATTGGTCTAGACAAGTTGCTTGGTAAACGCACCCAAGCATGGCGTAAACGCTAA